The following proteins are co-located in the Mus pahari chromosome 14, PAHARI_EIJ_v1.1, whole genome shotgun sequence genome:
- the LOC110332618 gene encoding translation machinery-associated protein 7, producing the protein MSGREGGKKKPLKQPKKQAKEMDEEDKAFKQKQKEEQKKLEELKSKAAGKGPLATGGIKKSGKK; encoded by the coding sequence ATGTCGGGCCGGGAAGGTGGCAAAAAGAAGCCCCTGAAACAGCCCAAGAAGCAGGCCAAGGAGATGGACGAGGAAGATAAGGCTTtcaagcagaaacaaaaggaggaacagaagaaacTCGAGGAACTAAAATCCAAGGCCGCTGGGAAGGGCCCCCTGGCCACAGGTGGAATTAAGAAATCTGGCAAAAAGTAA